The Novosphingobium kaempferiae genome includes a window with the following:
- a CDS encoding TonB-dependent receptor — MNTRSSRFALLACASVLSSGAAFAPDIVHAQTASTPASPRNEKAAHAPAHADDDAGKDIVVVGHPPTDYGLLAATASVSGDTLVAQTRGQIGEILNSLPGVSSTSFSPGASRPVLRGFSGDRVSVLTDGIGSLDASNVSVDHAVVFDALTVDHIDVFHGPSVLLFGGNAIGGAVNAIDKRIPRQVPDRITATGIGSYATAADERAVSGAIDAPLGDRFVAHVDASWRKADDLRVGGNVYSKALRGDMLHAAEHLREDGETEEAAELETEAGRSGRLPNSAARTTTIGAGLAFIDAGGSLGISYQHYDTTYGAPERPETGHGHEEEGEGGHDHGEGPVTIGLKQDRFDLRGELKLSGFLDSVQVRGAYADYQHTEFEGDEVGTVFEGEGIETRLDLVQANHGGWRGRSGVQYLWRSLTVTGPEAVVPDYEIDRIGFFTLQSLDVGSGFTFDASGRYDSSHVQSRGADFDKSFDLWSGAVGASWKSGTGINIGANFVHGERAPSPEELLSDGIHVATQSYELGDRTLGKEKSNGFEAYVRYNTPTVDFSLTGYLTDFDNYIAPLATGAEQDGQPVYQYTGVEARFKGFEAAGSFQAVAWDNGELRFDGAADYTHAQIKGYGPVPRIPPLRLRGGSAVTFGDVRLRGEVEWNAKQDRVGQYENPTSSFTLVNLSADWHPMGDNGPVTLMLSADNLFDVIGRRSASFTSDFVPIAGRDVRLTAKFTY; from the coding sequence ATGAACACCCGGTCCTCCCGCTTCGCCCTGCTGGCCTGCGCCAGCGTTCTGTCTTCCGGCGCCGCATTTGCTCCAGACATCGTGCATGCGCAGACGGCATCGACGCCTGCCTCGCCACGCAATGAGAAGGCGGCGCATGCGCCGGCTCATGCCGACGACGATGCGGGCAAGGACATCGTCGTCGTCGGGCATCCGCCGACGGACTATGGCCTCCTTGCTGCCACTGCCAGCGTCTCGGGCGACACGCTGGTTGCCCAGACGCGTGGCCAGATCGGTGAAATTCTGAACTCGCTGCCGGGCGTTTCCTCCACCAGCTTCTCGCCCGGCGCCTCGCGCCCGGTGCTACGTGGTTTCAGCGGCGACCGTGTGAGCGTGCTGACCGATGGCATCGGCTCTCTCGACGCATCCAACGTATCGGTCGACCACGCCGTCGTCTTCGACGCACTGACGGTCGACCACATCGACGTATTCCACGGCCCCTCGGTCCTGCTCTTCGGCGGCAACGCCATCGGCGGCGCGGTCAACGCCATCGACAAGCGCATCCCGCGTCAAGTTCCCGACCGCATCACTGCAACCGGCATCGGCAGCTATGCCACTGCGGCCGACGAACGCGCCGTCAGCGGCGCCATCGACGCCCCGCTCGGCGACCGGTTCGTCGCGCACGTCGATGCGTCCTGGCGGAAGGCGGACGACCTGCGTGTCGGAGGCAACGTCTATTCCAAGGCCCTGCGCGGCGACATGCTCCACGCTGCCGAGCATCTGCGCGAAGATGGCGAGACCGAAGAAGCAGCCGAACTCGAAACCGAAGCAGGCCGCAGCGGCCGTCTGCCAAACTCCGCGGCACGCACCACGACCATCGGCGCAGGCCTTGCGTTCATCGACGCCGGCGGCAGCCTCGGCATTTCCTATCAGCACTACGACACGACTTACGGCGCGCCGGAGCGACCAGAGACCGGCCACGGGCACGAAGAGGAAGGCGAAGGCGGCCACGATCACGGCGAAGGCCCCGTGACGATCGGGCTCAAGCAGGACCGCTTCGACCTGCGCGGCGAACTCAAGCTCAGCGGCTTCCTCGACAGCGTGCAGGTGCGCGGTGCTTATGCCGACTACCAGCACACCGAATTCGAGGGAGACGAGGTCGGCACCGTCTTCGAGGGCGAAGGCATCGAAACCCGCCTCGATCTGGTCCAGGCCAATCACGGCGGCTGGCGCGGCCGCAGCGGCGTGCAGTACCTCTGGCGCAGCCTGACCGTCACCGGTCCGGAAGCAGTGGTCCCCGATTACGAGATCGACCGCATCGGCTTCTTCACCCTGCAATCGCTCGACGTCGGCTCCGGCTTCACCTTCGATGCCTCTGGCCGCTACGATAGCTCGCACGTCCAGTCGCGCGGCGCCGACTTCGACAAGAGCTTCGACCTGTGGTCGGGCGCAGTCGGCGCAAGCTGGAAGTCGGGCACCGGCATCAATATCGGCGCGAACTTCGTGCATGGCGAACGTGCGCCCTCGCCCGAGGAACTGCTGAGCGACGGCATCCACGTCGCCACCCAGTCCTACGAACTCGGCGACCGCACGCTGGGCAAGGAAAAGAGCAACGGCTTCGAGGCCTACGTCCGCTACAACACGCCGACGGTGGACTTCTCGCTGACCGGCTACCTCACCGACTTCGACAACTACATCGCCCCGCTCGCGACCGGTGCCGAACAGGACGGCCAACCGGTCTACCAGTACACGGGCGTCGAGGCGCGCTTCAAGGGCTTCGAGGCTGCAGGCAGCTTCCAGGCCGTGGCCTGGGACAACGGCGAGCTGCGTTTCGACGGCGCGGCGGACTACACCCATGCGCAGATCAAGGGCTACGGCCCCGTCCCGCGCATCCCCCCGCTGCGCCTGCGTGGTGGCAGTGCGGTGACATTCGGCGATGTCCGTCTGCGCGGCGAAGTCGAATGGAACGCCAAGCAGGACCGCGTCGGCCAGTACGAGAACCCGACCAGTTCCTTCA